A single window of Microbispora hainanensis DNA harbors:
- a CDS encoding NAD(P)H-binding protein — MYLVVGATAHFGRQAVEELVSTGAPVRALTRTPEKAGLPEGVEVVQGDLTKPETLPAVVRGVEAAFLVLQYGADIAPLLEAAREAGVRRVVFLSSGAVDDGAERQPDVIARYHRDVEQAIETSGIEWTFLRLLFPAINSLTFGMQLQGGDIIRAPYTEAAFSAVHERDVAEVAVRILTGGGHAGRIYDLTGPESLTQAQQVRILGETLGRPLTVEDLDPEPVRAQMSQFMDADFLAALFGLMARAVGKPAPVNEVIEQITGHPARTYAEWTTDHKADFGG; from the coding sequence ATGTATCTGGTCGTTGGTGCCACGGCTCACTTCGGACGTCAGGCGGTCGAGGAGCTCGTCTCCACTGGGGCTCCGGTGCGTGCGCTGACCCGGACCCCGGAGAAGGCCGGGCTGCCGGAGGGCGTCGAGGTCGTCCAGGGTGATCTGACCAAGCCCGAGACGTTGCCGGCCGTCGTGCGGGGTGTCGAGGCCGCCTTCCTGGTCCTGCAGTATGGAGCGGACATCGCTCCGCTTCTGGAGGCAGCGCGCGAGGCAGGAGTGCGGCGGGTGGTGTTCCTGTCGTCGGGGGCCGTCGACGACGGGGCCGAGCGGCAGCCCGATGTGATCGCCCGATATCACCGTGACGTCGAGCAGGCCATCGAGACCTCCGGAATCGAGTGGACGTTCCTCCGGCTGCTGTTCCCCGCCATCAACTCGCTGACGTTCGGGATGCAACTGCAGGGCGGCGATATCATCCGCGCGCCGTACACCGAGGCCGCCTTCAGCGCCGTGCACGAGCGGGACGTCGCCGAGGTGGCCGTACGGATCCTGACCGGCGGCGGGCACGCGGGCCGGATCTACGACCTGACCGGCCCCGAGTCGCTGACCCAGGCACAGCAGGTACGCATCCTGGGCGAAACGCTGGGACGCCCGCTGACCGTCGAGGACCTCGATCCCGAGCCCGTGCGAGCGCAGATGAGTCAGTTCATGGACGCCGACTTCCTGGCGGCGCTGTTCGGTCTCATGGCACGGGCTGTCGGGAAGCCGGCGCCGGTCAACGAAGTCATCGAGCAGATCACCGGGCACCCCGCGCGCACCTACGCCGAGTGGACCACAGATCACAAGGCCGACTTCGGCGGCTGA
- a CDS encoding winged helix DNA-binding domain-containing protein, whose protein sequence is MPPVLERRELGRALLARQMLLERADATAEEAIARLAGMQAQAPYAPYFGLWTRLKRFGTDDLADALTGRRLVRVALMRSTVHLVTAADYRSLRTWVQPALDRELDTAFKKALAGLDRAAVAEAGRVLLGERPLTPGELGQALSERWPGREPRALATVVRNLVPLVQVPPRAVWGVGGAARYATAATWTGAAPAPVPDPERIVLRYLAAFGPASVKDVQTWAGLTRLHAVMERLRPRLAVFRDEHGVELFDLPDAPRPGADALAPVRFLPEYDNLLASHADRTRVISDEARRRVTTRNGMRATFLVDGQVRGAWKLDADRTSATLEIDSFLPLSAAERAEVEAEGARLLEFAAPGAAHDLRPTT, encoded by the coding sequence ATGCCGCCGGTGCTGGAGCGACGCGAACTGGGACGAGCGCTGCTGGCCCGCCAGATGCTGCTGGAACGGGCCGACGCGACGGCCGAGGAGGCGATCGCGCGGCTGGCCGGAATGCAGGCCCAGGCTCCGTACGCGCCTTACTTCGGGCTCTGGACCAGGTTGAAGAGGTTCGGCACCGATGACCTGGCGGACGCGCTGACAGGGCGCCGGCTGGTGCGGGTCGCGCTGATGCGCAGCACCGTCCATCTGGTCACGGCGGCGGACTACCGCTCGTTGCGGACATGGGTCCAGCCTGCGCTCGACCGGGAGCTGGACACCGCGTTCAAGAAGGCCCTGGCCGGTCTGGACCGCGCGGCCGTGGCGGAGGCGGGGCGCGTCCTGCTCGGCGAGCGGCCCCTCACTCCCGGAGAACTCGGGCAGGCGCTGAGCGAGCGGTGGCCCGGCCGCGAGCCCCGCGCGCTCGCCACAGTGGTGCGAAACCTGGTGCCCCTGGTTCAGGTGCCGCCGCGCGCTGTCTGGGGCGTAGGCGGTGCCGCACGGTACGCCACGGCGGCGACCTGGACGGGAGCCGCGCCCGCACCGGTGCCGGACCCCGAACGGATCGTGCTGCGTTACCTCGCCGCGTTCGGCCCGGCGTCGGTCAAGGACGTGCAGACATGGGCGGGTCTGACCCGGCTGCACGCCGTCATGGAGCGGCTGCGGCCACGGCTGGCGGTCTTCCGCGACGAGCATGGGGTGGAGCTGTTCGACCTGCCGGACGCGCCGCGCCCCGGCGCCGACGCCCTCGCGCCGGTTCGCTTCCTGCCCGAGTATGACAACCTGCTGGCCTCCCATGCCGACCGCACCCGCGTGATCTCGGACGAAGCCCGCCGGCGCGTGACGACCCGCAACGGCATGCGCGCGACCTTCCTCGTGGACGGCCAAGTGAGAGGTGCGTGGAAGCTCGACGCGGACAGGACGTCGGCGACTCTGGAAATCGACTCTTTCCTGCCGCTGTCCGCCGCCGAACGCGCCGAGGTCGAGGCGGAAGGCGCCCGGCTTCTGGAGTTCGCCGCGCCCGGAGCCGCACACGATCTACGTCCGACCACCTGA
- a CDS encoding Fur family transcriptional regulator, producing the protein MIAPGTPTTAEDLRGAGLRVTAARVALLETVRSGDHLDVEAIASGVRDRVGHVSLQAVYEALHALTAAGLVRRIEPAGSPARYEGRVGDNHHHVVCRSCGVVADVDCATGEAPCLNASDDHGFTIDEADVIYWGLCPGCSSARAS; encoded by the coding sequence ATGATCGCGCCTGGGACTCCGACCACCGCCGAGGACCTGCGGGGGGCCGGCCTGCGGGTGACGGCCGCTCGTGTCGCGCTGCTGGAGACCGTCCGCAGCGGTGACCACCTCGACGTCGAGGCGATCGCCTCCGGGGTCCGCGATCGCGTGGGCCACGTCTCCCTTCAGGCCGTGTACGAGGCCCTTCATGCCCTGACCGCAGCGGGACTCGTCCGTCGCATCGAACCGGCCGGCAGCCCGGCCCGGTACGAGGGTCGCGTCGGCGACAACCATCACCACGTCGTGTGCCGGTCGTGCGGCGTCGTCGCCGACGTCGACTGCGCTACCGGCGAGGCGCCGTGCCTGAACGCGTCCGACGACCACGGCTTCACCATCGACGAGGCCGACGTCATCTACTGGGGCCTGTGCCCCGGCTGTTCCAGCGCTCGCGCTTCCTGA
- the katG gene encoding catalase/peroxidase HPI: MTENHDAIATDPKAEGEGGCPVAHTRAPHPTQGNANHQWWPERLNLKILAKNPAVANPLGEDFDYAEAFKSLDLAEVKRDIAEVLTTSQDWWPADFGHYGPLMIRMAWHSAGTYRISDGRGGAGSGQQRFAPLNSWPDNGNLDKARRLLWPVKKKYGKKISWADLLILAGNVALESMGFKTFGYAGGRVDAWEPDDDVYWGPETTWLGDERYSGDRELENPLAAVQMGLIYVNPEGPNGRPDPIAAARDIRETFRRMAMNDEETVALIAGGHTFGKTHGAGPADNVGPDPEAAPIEQQGLGWKNSYGTGKGGDTITSGLEVTWTSTPTRWSNNFFWNLFGYEWELTKSPAGAWQWKPKNGAGEGSVPDAHDPSKRHAPGMLTTDLALRFDPIYEQISRRFYENPDEFADAFARAWFKLTHRDLGPVTRYLGPEVPSEVLLWQDPLPERTYELVDAADIAALKEQILATGLSVSQLVSTAWASAASFRGSDKRGGANGARVRLQPQIGWEVNDPDQLATVLRALEGVQQSFNAAQTGGKQVSLADVIVLAGCAAVEKAAKDAGFDVEVPFTPGRVDASQEQTDVESFAALEPTADGFRNYYGKGNRLPAEYLLIDRANLLNLSAPEMTVLVGGLRVLGANHQQSKHGVFTETPGVLTNDFFVNLLDLGTEWKSISEDQTTFEARDTATGEVKWTGTRADLVFGANSELRAVAEVYASDDAKEKFVTDFVRAWDKVMNLDRFDLV; encoded by the coding sequence TTGACCGAGAACCACGACGCAATCGCCACCGATCCGAAAGCGGAGGGTGAAGGCGGCTGCCCGGTCGCGCACACGCGCGCCCCGCACCCGACGCAGGGCAACGCCAACCACCAGTGGTGGCCGGAGCGCCTCAACCTGAAGATCCTTGCCAAGAACCCGGCCGTGGCCAACCCGCTCGGCGAGGACTTCGACTACGCCGAGGCGTTCAAGTCCCTCGACCTCGCGGAGGTCAAGCGGGACATCGCCGAGGTGCTGACGACCTCGCAGGACTGGTGGCCGGCCGACTTCGGCCACTACGGCCCGCTCATGATCCGTATGGCGTGGCACAGCGCGGGCACCTACCGCATCAGCGACGGCCGCGGCGGCGCCGGCTCGGGCCAGCAGCGCTTCGCCCCGCTGAACAGCTGGCCGGACAACGGCAACCTCGACAAGGCGCGCCGCCTGCTGTGGCCGGTCAAGAAGAAGTACGGCAAGAAGATCTCCTGGGCCGACCTGCTGATCCTCGCCGGCAACGTCGCCCTCGAGTCGATGGGCTTCAAGACCTTCGGCTACGCCGGCGGCCGCGTGGACGCCTGGGAGCCCGACGACGACGTCTACTGGGGCCCCGAGACCACCTGGCTCGGCGACGAGCGCTACAGCGGCGACCGTGAGCTGGAGAACCCGCTCGCCGCGGTCCAGATGGGCCTCATCTACGTCAACCCGGAGGGCCCGAACGGCAGGCCCGACCCGATCGCCGCGGCCCGCGACATCCGTGAGACGTTCCGCCGGATGGCGATGAACGACGAGGAGACGGTCGCCCTCATCGCCGGTGGTCACACCTTCGGCAAGACCCACGGCGCGGGCCCGGCCGACAACGTCGGCCCCGACCCCGAGGCCGCCCCGATCGAGCAGCAGGGCCTCGGCTGGAAGAACAGCTACGGCACCGGCAAGGGCGGCGACACGATCACCAGCGGTCTCGAGGTCACCTGGACCTCGACCCCGACCCGGTGGTCCAACAACTTCTTCTGGAACCTGTTCGGCTACGAGTGGGAGCTGACCAAGAGCCCGGCCGGCGCGTGGCAGTGGAAGCCGAAGAACGGCGCCGGTGAGGGCTCGGTTCCCGACGCCCACGACCCGTCGAAGCGGCACGCCCCGGGCATGCTGACGACCGACCTCGCGCTCCGGTTCGACCCGATCTACGAGCAGATCTCGCGGCGCTTCTACGAGAACCCCGACGAGTTCGCGGACGCCTTCGCCCGCGCGTGGTTCAAGCTGACCCACCGCGACCTGGGCCCGGTCACCCGCTACCTCGGCCCGGAGGTCCCGAGCGAGGTGCTGCTGTGGCAGGACCCGCTGCCGGAGCGGACGTACGAGCTCGTCGACGCCGCCGACATCGCGGCCCTCAAGGAACAGATCCTCGCCACGGGCCTGTCGGTCTCCCAGCTCGTGTCCACCGCGTGGGCGTCGGCCGCGTCCTTCCGCGGCAGCGACAAGCGCGGCGGCGCCAACGGCGCGCGCGTCCGCCTGCAGCCGCAGATCGGCTGGGAGGTCAACGACCCCGACCAGCTCGCGACCGTGCTGCGCGCCCTGGAGGGCGTCCAGCAGTCGTTCAACGCCGCGCAGACCGGCGGCAAGCAGGTCTCCCTCGCCGACGTGATCGTGCTCGCCGGGTGCGCCGCCGTCGAGAAGGCCGCCAAGGACGCCGGTTTCGACGTCGAGGTTCCCTTCACGCCGGGCCGCGTGGACGCGTCGCAGGAGCAGACGGACGTCGAGTCGTTCGCCGCGCTCGAGCCGACCGCCGACGGGTTCCGCAACTACTACGGCAAGGGCAACCGCCTGCCGGCCGAATACCTGCTGATCGACCGGGCCAACCTGCTGAACCTCAGCGCCCCCGAGATGACCGTCCTCGTCGGCGGCCTGCGCGTCCTGGGCGCCAACCACCAGCAGTCCAAGCACGGCGTCTTCACCGAGACGCCGGGGGTCCTGACCAACGACTTCTTCGTCAACCTGCTCGACCTGGGCACGGAGTGGAAGTCGATCTCGGAGGACCAGACCACGTTCGAGGCTCGCGACACCGCCACCGGCGAGGTCAAGTGGACCGGCACCCGGGCCGACCTCGTCTTCGGGGCCAACTCCGAGCTGCGCGCGGTCGCGGAGGTCTACGCGAGCGACGACGCCAAGGAGAAGTTCGTCACGGACTTCGTCCGGGCGTGGGACAAGGTCATGAACCTCGACCGGTTCGACCTGGTCTGA
- a CDS encoding erythromycin esterase family protein, whose protein sequence is MNDRLFSDRREAGRVLAGLLGHYRGLPDVVVLGLARGGVPVAYEVATALGHPLDLLLVRKLGTPGCEELAMGAIAVGGVIVLDEDVVRGLGLRPDTIRQVAERESRELARRERAYRSDTPAAELRGKTVILVDDGLAAGVGMRAAVRAVRQRGPAGIVVAMPAAAESTCEELAALVDDVVCATTPMPFLSVGESYWNFTQTGDDEARRLLRAAASARAGATLVRTDLATLRSELVPVRDGVPSDEVLFDIVGDARFVLIGEASHGTHEFYAARAQMTRRLIEEKGFIAVAVEADWPDAYRVNRYVRGRGDDATAEEALRGFERFPAWMWRNADVLEFVGWLREHNDRLGKRERAGFYGLDLYSMHRSADEVVAYLEKVDPAAAARARERYSCFDHNDGDDGQAYGFAAAFGAGESCERQVIEQLVDLQRNALRYQRAQGLLGEDEFFHAERNAVVVAAAERYYRTMFGGRVSSWNLRDRHMADTLFALAEHLGWQRGEPAKIVVWAHNSHLGDARATEMGARGELNLGQLVREHSLTDCRLIGFTTYTGTVTAADDWGGPAERKNVRPALPGSVEELFHEVGHKEFLVGFGRSAGAADLLRRALLERAIGVVYRPRTERQSHYFQARLSDQFDAVIHIDETGALEPLERTAAWERGEPPETYPVAV, encoded by the coding sequence ATGAATGATCGCCTGTTTTCGGATCGCCGGGAGGCGGGCCGGGTGCTCGCGGGACTCCTCGGCCACTACCGCGGGCTGCCCGACGTCGTCGTCCTCGGCCTGGCGCGCGGCGGCGTCCCGGTGGCGTACGAGGTGGCGACCGCCCTGGGCCACCCGCTCGACCTGCTCCTGGTGCGCAAGCTCGGCACGCCCGGCTGCGAGGAGCTGGCCATGGGGGCGATCGCCGTGGGCGGGGTGATCGTGCTCGACGAGGACGTCGTCCGCGGGCTCGGCCTCCGGCCCGACACCATCCGGCAGGTCGCCGAGCGGGAGTCCCGCGAGCTGGCGCGGCGGGAGCGGGCCTACCGGAGCGATACGCCCGCCGCGGAGCTGCGCGGCAAGACCGTCATCCTGGTCGACGACGGGCTCGCGGCCGGGGTGGGCATGCGCGCGGCCGTCCGCGCGGTGCGGCAGCGGGGGCCGGCCGGGATCGTGGTCGCCATGCCCGCCGCGGCCGAGTCCACCTGCGAGGAGCTGGCCGCCCTGGTGGACGACGTCGTCTGCGCGACCACGCCCATGCCTTTCCTCTCCGTGGGGGAGTCGTACTGGAACTTCACCCAGACCGGCGACGACGAGGCCCGCAGGCTGCTGCGCGCGGCGGCCTCGGCGCGGGCCGGGGCCACGCTCGTCCGCACCGACCTCGCGACGCTGCGCTCGGAGCTCGTGCCGGTGCGGGACGGGGTCCCCTCGGACGAGGTGCTGTTCGACATCGTCGGCGACGCGCGGTTCGTGCTGATCGGCGAGGCGTCGCACGGCACCCACGAGTTCTACGCCGCGCGCGCCCAGATGACACGGCGGCTGATCGAGGAGAAGGGCTTCATCGCCGTGGCGGTGGAGGCCGACTGGCCCGACGCGTACCGGGTGAACCGGTATGTCCGGGGGCGCGGTGACGACGCGACCGCCGAGGAGGCGCTGCGCGGCTTCGAGCGCTTCCCGGCGTGGATGTGGCGGAACGCGGACGTGCTGGAGTTCGTCGGCTGGCTGCGCGAGCACAACGACCGGCTCGGCAAGCGGGAGCGGGCCGGGTTCTACGGGCTCGACCTCTACAGCATGCACCGGTCCGCCGACGAGGTCGTCGCCTACCTGGAGAAGGTGGACCCGGCCGCGGCGGCGCGGGCCCGCGAACGCTACTCCTGCTTCGACCACAACGACGGCGACGACGGTCAGGCGTACGGCTTCGCCGCCGCCTTCGGCGCGGGGGAGTCGTGCGAGCGGCAGGTGATCGAGCAGCTCGTGGACCTCCAGCGCAACGCGCTGCGCTACCAGCGGGCGCAGGGGCTGCTCGGCGAGGACGAGTTCTTCCACGCCGAGCGCAATGCCGTGGTGGTGGCAGCGGCGGAGCGGTACTACCGCACGATGTTCGGCGGCCGGGTGTCCTCGTGGAACCTGCGTGACCGGCACATGGCCGACACCCTGTTCGCGCTGGCCGAGCACCTCGGCTGGCAGCGCGGCGAGCCGGCGAAGATCGTGGTGTGGGCGCACAACTCCCACCTCGGCGACGCGCGGGCCACGGAGATGGGCGCGCGCGGCGAGCTCAACCTCGGACAGCTGGTGCGCGAGCACAGCCTCACGGACTGCCGGCTGATCGGCTTCACCACCTACACCGGCACGGTCACGGCGGCCGACGACTGGGGTGGCCCGGCCGAGCGGAAGAACGTGCGCCCGGCGCTGCCCGGCTCGGTCGAGGAGCTGTTCCACGAGGTCGGGCACAAGGAGTTCCTGGTCGGCTTCGGGCGTTCGGCCGGCGCGGCGGACCTGCTGCGCAGGGCGCTGCTCGAACGCGCCATCGGCGTGGTCTATCGCCCGCGCACCGAACGGCAGAGCCACTACTTCCAGGCCCGCCTGTCCGACCAGTTCGACGCGGTGATCCACATCGACGAGACCGGCGCGCTGGAGCCCCTGGAGCGTACGGCCGCCTGGGAGCGCGGAGAGCCTCCGGAGACCTACCCGGTGGCGGTCTGA
- a CDS encoding helix-turn-helix transcriptional regulator, giving the protein MLETSARLLRLLSLLQTPREWTGAELAERLSVSTRTVRNDVDRLRNLGYPVHAGRGAAGGYRLGAGATLPPLLLDDEEAVAVAIGLRTAAGTITGVEETSLRALAKLEQVLPSRLRRRVGTLQQYAVAVPRDEPGPRVDADTLTAIATACRDHERLRFDYRSHDGSAGRRDVEPYRLVNWGRRWYLIGFDVARADWRTYRVDRMSPRTPAGPRFAPRELPEDPVDQVRRGVSSAAWRYRAQVTLHAPAELVAERINAAIGTVTPVDDTRCLLDTGADSVEALAVNLGLLGMDFTVTEPPELVELVRALAGRYHRAVMC; this is encoded by the coding sequence ATGTTGGAAACCTCGGCGCGGCTGCTGCGCCTGCTCTCCCTGCTGCAGACACCCCGCGAGTGGACCGGCGCCGAGCTGGCCGAGCGGCTGTCGGTCAGCACCCGGACCGTCCGCAACGACGTGGATCGCCTGCGGAACCTCGGCTATCCGGTGCACGCCGGCCGGGGCGCCGCGGGCGGCTACCGGCTCGGCGCCGGCGCCACCCTGCCGCCGCTGCTGCTCGACGACGAGGAGGCGGTCGCCGTCGCGATCGGGCTTCGGACCGCCGCGGGCACCATCACGGGGGTCGAGGAGACCTCCCTGCGCGCGCTCGCCAAGCTGGAGCAGGTGTTGCCGTCCCGGCTCCGGCGCCGGGTCGGCACCCTCCAGCAGTACGCCGTCGCGGTGCCCAGGGACGAGCCCGGCCCGCGGGTCGACGCGGACACGCTGACCGCCATCGCCACCGCCTGCCGGGACCATGAGCGGCTGCGGTTCGACTACCGCAGTCACGACGGCTCGGCCGGCCGCCGAGACGTCGAGCCCTACCGGCTGGTCAACTGGGGGCGGCGGTGGTACCTCATCGGCTTCGACGTCGCGCGGGCCGACTGGCGGACGTACCGGGTCGACCGCATGAGCCCACGCACCCCGGCAGGTCCCCGGTTCGCCCCGCGCGAGCTGCCGGAGGACCCCGTCGACCAGGTGCGGCGGGGAGTGTCGTCGGCAGCCTGGCGGTATCGGGCCCAGGTCACCCTGCACGCCCCGGCCGAGCTGGTCGCCGAACGGATCAACGCTGCCATCGGCACTGTCACGCCGGTCGACGACACGCGGTGCCTGCTGGACACCGGTGCCGACAGTGTCGAGGCACTCGCCGTCAACCTCGGCCTGCTGGGCATGGACTTCACCGTGACAGAGCCGCCGGAACTGGTCGAACTCGTACGTGCCCTCGCCGGCCGCTACCACCGCGCCGTCATGTGCTGA